One genomic window of Cinclus cinclus chromosome 6, bCinCin1.1, whole genome shotgun sequence includes the following:
- the C6H14orf132 gene encoding uncharacterized protein C14orf132 homolog: MQKQILAFSLILPCFSSQLPVMGGAFMDSPNEDFSTEYSLFNSSANVHAASSMQNPPEETSRSSNDAILLWIAIIATIGNIVVVGVVYAFTF, translated from the coding sequence ATGCAAAAGCAGATATTAGCTTTCAGTCTGATTTTGCCATGTTTTTCTTCACAGCTTCCTGTTATGGGAGGAGCCTTTATGGACTCACCCAACGAGGACTTTAGTACAGAGTACTCCCTGTTTAACTCATCAGCCAACGTCCATGCAGCTTCCTCCATGCAGAATCCACCAGAAGAGACATCCCGTTCTTCAAATGATGCCATATTGTTATGGATTGCAATAATAGCAACAATTGGAAATATTGTGGTTGTGGGAGTGGTGTATGCCTTCACCTTCTAG